Proteins from a single region of Coregonus clupeaformis isolate EN_2021a chromosome 19, ASM2061545v1, whole genome shotgun sequence:
- the accs gene encoding 1-aminocyclopropane-1-carboxylate synthase-like protein 1 translates to MDFRGRKYERGSNWSDPEVAELLQLWSDESVQLELESCLRNQHVFNRIADVLRENGIYRTGDQCREKIKKMKLEYRRIKDNHRMIRGGRSWKFYDVMDRVLTNRPAIAYSSLGGAVIAHQVLQSPPSGADAYLHGLPGGAFGSAASGGFLFGHPPKPGELLEIKCEHTESEDGLLNSDAAPPELLYHIESGDEHDTDGKSAGLDQEDTVEMARGERTTSARFSPSGFSDQNQAGSSGTGASIAGPDGRDTGNQLDPDASRPAAPVRQRKRRRAGRGAGGGGGGRCGGRGPLDEALVSFLSWQRSAEERLISLEEARLEREAQAEERREQQEERRAEQERQHELRLFSMFTGALAAVRQTAPTAPPFAPTFSTDSTVPSATSGHTTILNALSAPATSSVPFGCPAPTTEPPPSIPARCLTKPKSILATLSGAETPGHSVYLSRRGNSIRQHQGVLQEGYTQYHADKYEHTDNPNGIINMGTSENKLCYDLLHKRMTQPDMLHIDPALLQYPDWKGHRFLREEVSRFLSHYCGSPSPLRADNVVVMNGCGSLFSSIAAVLCDPEDAILIPTPFYGVITEDVHLYSGVRLFHVHLDCEPSDSGSRPFHLTVDKLEEAMRKATSEGVTVRAVVLVNPHNPLAEVYSPQEMTGFLEFAKRHKLHAIVDEVYMLTVFEDTFHSVLSMDSLPDPQRTHVMWGISKDFAMAGVRVGTVYSDNRDLVEALDKLGTFHGVPGPIQHQMATLLQDKDWIDGKFLPENRLRMQAAHRYMTGELQSLGVPYLHRPAGFYIWADLRKYLHEPSFAEELSLWRCFLRHKVVLSCGQAFHCSTPGWFRIVFTDRQQHLTLGMQRIRKALEEIDGATSTPDTGTTKEATEEKGTEKTTQGDTTHTHKPLTDKSTSLSKNTSSEEPEEKDNPTPDAIPLVSEDFVLLDCQTSHPTESLDSLIGALRQQIHTSDWLEKNTPELSAGEDPELLDVFKDLLDRARK, encoded by the exons ATGGACTTCCGCGGTAGAAAATATGAGAGGGGCAGCAACTGGTCCGACCCAGAGGTGGCCGAACTTCTCCAGCTGTGGTCAGATGAGTCGGTCCAACTCGAGCTGGAAAGTTGCCTCCGAAATCAACATGTATTTAACCGAATAGCGGACGTCCTGCGGGAGAACGGCATCTATCGCACTGGCGACCAGTGCAGGGAGAAGATAAAAAAGATGAAGCTGGAATACCGCCGCATCAAGGACAACCACAGGATGATACGCGGCGGGAGGTCATGGAAGTTTTATGATGTTATGGACCGGGTCTTAACGAACCGACCGGCCATAGCCTACTCCTCATTGGGCGGTGCCGTTATAGCCCACCAGGTCCTCCAGAGCCCCCCTAGTGGGGCAGACGCATACCTCCATGGTCTGCCAGGTGGTGCCTTTGGTTCCGCTGCTTCGGGCGGGTTCTTGTTTGGTCATCCACCCAAGCCGGGGGAGCTGCTGGAGATCAAATGCGAGCATACAGAGTCCGAGGACGGATTGCTGAACTCCGATGCTGCTCCCCCAGAGCTGCTGTACCATATCGAGTCTGGAGATGAGCATGACACTGATGGAAAGTCTGCCGGGCTGGACCAAGAGGATACGGTCGAGATGGCTCGAGGAGAACGCACGACGAGCGCGCGATTCTCTCCTTCAG GTTTCAGTGATCAGAACCAGGCTGGGTCCTCAGGCACAGGGGCCTCCATTGCTGGTCCTGATGGCCGTGACACAGGGAACCAGCTTGACCCAGATGCTTCCCGACCTGCAGCCCCTGTGAGGCAGAGGAAGCGTCGGCGTGCAGGTAGAGGGGccggtgggggtggagggggtcgATGTGGGGGCCGGGGGCCCCTGGACGAGGCCCTGGTCAGCTTCCTGAGCTGGCAGCGGTCTGCAGAGGAGCGGCTCATCTCCCTGGAGGAGGCACGGCTGGAGAGGGAGGCGCAGGCAGAGGAGAGGCGGGagcagcaggaggagaggagggcggAGCAGGAGAGACAGCATGAGCTCCGTCTGTTCAGCATGTTCACTGGGGCCCTGGCCGCTGTCAGACAGACTGCCCCTACTGCTCCACCGTTTGCTCCTACTTTCTCTACTGACTCAACTGTACCCTCTGCCACTTCTGGACACACCACTATACTTAATGCCCTATCTGCCCCAGCTACTTCGTCTGTCCCATTTGGCTGTCCTGCCCCAACTACAGAACCACCACCATCCATCCCAGCCCGTTGCCTCACTAAACCTAAGAGCATACTGGCCACACTAAGTGGTGCAGAGACCCCTGGCCACAGTGTCTACCTGTCTCGCCGTGGCAACTCCATTAGACAGCACCAGGGAGTTCTACAGGAGGGCTACACCCAGTACCACGCTGACAAATACGAGCACACTGACAACCCCAAT GGCATCATCAACATGGGCACCAGTGAGAACAAGCTGTGCTATGATCTGCTTCACAAacgg ATGACCCAGCCTGACATGCTTCATATCGACCCAGCCTTGCTGCAGTATCCTGACTGGAAAGGCCACCGCTT TCTGAGAGAAGAGGTGTCCAGGTTCCTGTCCCACTACTGTGGTTCGCCCAGCCCACTGAGAGCAGACAAT gttgtTGTGATGAATGGCTGTGGTTCCCTCTTCTCATCCATAGCCGCAGTGCTTTGTGACCCGGAAG ATGCAATCCTTATTCCAACCCCATTCTATGGAGTGATCACTGAGGATGTGCATCTCTACAGCGGTGTTCGGCTCTTCCATGTTCACCTCGACTGTGAA CCTAGTGACAGTGGCAGTCGGCCTTTCCACCTTACTGTGGACAAACTGGAGGAAGCTATGAGGAAGGCAACTAGCGag GGGGTGACCGTGCGGGCCGTGGTCCTGGTGAACCCCCATAACCCCCTGGCTGAGGTCTACTCCCCTCAGGAGATGACTGGCTTtctggagtttgccaagag GCATAAGTTGCATGCCATTGTAGATGAGGTGTACATGCTGACGGTGTTTGAAGACACCTTCCACAGCGTCCTCAGCATGGACAG CCTGCCGGACCCCCAGAGAACACATGTGATGTGGGGAATCAGCAAG GACTTTGCGATGGCAGGAGTGCGTGTGGGCACTGTGTACTCTGATAACAGGGACTTGGTGGAAGCTCTGGATAAACTGGGGACGTTCCATGGTGTCCCTGGTCCCATACAGCACCAGATGGCAACGCTACTCCAGGACAAAg ATTGGATCGATGGGAAGTTTCTTCCAGAGAACAGGCTGAGAATGCAGGCAGCTCACAGGTACATGACAGGGGAGCTACAGAGCCTGGGAGTCCCCTACCTCCACCGGCCTGCAGGCTTCTACATCTGGGCTGACCTCAGGAAG TACCTGCATGAGCCGTCATTTGCGGAGGAACTGTCCCTGTGGAGGTGTTTCCTCAGACACAAGGTGGTGCTGAGCTGTGGCCAAGCCTTCCACTGCTCCACCCCCGGCTGGTTCCGCATTGTCTTCACCGACCGACAGCAACACCTTACGCTCG GCATGCAGAGGATCAGGAAGGCCTTGGAGGAGATAGATGGGGCCACATCCACCCCTGACACGGGCACAACGAAAGAGGCCACAGAGGAGAAAGGGACAGAGAAGACAACACAGggggacacaacacacacacacaaacctctgACTGATAAGTCAACATCCTTGTCCAAGAACACATCATCAGAAGAGCCAGAGGAGAAGGATAATCCCACCCCTGATGCCATCCCATTGGTCAGTGAAGACTTTGTCCTGCTCGACTGCCAGACGTCCCACCCCACAGAGAGTCTGGACTCCCTGATTGGTGCCCTGAGGCAACAGATCCACACATCTGACTGGCTGGAGAAGAACACTCCGGAACTGTCTGCTGGGGAGGACCCAGAGCTGCTGGATGTGTTCAAAGACCTGCTGGACAGAGCCAggaagtag